The genomic window TCCCCGCCCACTGGGACCTGCGCCTCGGCGACCTCGCCGACCACCCCGCCGAGGAGGTCGTCGACCGCGTCGTCCTCGACATGCTCGAGCCCTGGGCCGTGCTGCCCACCGTCGCCGCCGCGCTGCGCCCGGGCGGCGTGCTCGTGGGCTACGTGGCGACGGTCACCCAGCTGTCCACCTACGTCGAGGCGCTGCGCGCCCAGGGTGTGTGGACCGAGCCGTACGCGTGGGAGTCGCTGGTCCGCCCGTGGCACGCCGTGGGCCTGGCCGTGCGCCCGGAGCACCGGATGGTCGCCCACACCGCGTTCCTCGTGACGGCCCGCCGGCTGGCCGAGGGGACCGTCGCCCCCATGCGCCAGCGCCGCCCCCAGAAGTAGCGCTGACGGCCCCTCTACAGCACCGCCGACCGGGCCGCGAGGCGGCGGGAACGGGGGCGCCACGGTCCGCGCGAGCCCCCGGCACGGTGTCGGTCGGCGTGTATAGATTTGCCTCCTGGCTCCACCGAAGTGCGGAGGTGCGCGATGGGCCCCGGTCCTGCAAGCGGTCCCGACGAGTTCCGAGCGCGGCGCGAGCGTGACGTCTCGGCCCTGCTCTCCCAGATCTCCTACCTCGAGGAGGAGATCGGTCTGCTGCGCCGCAAGGTGGCCGACAGCCCCCGGCACGTGCGGGCGCTGGAGGAGCGGATCGCCGAGGCGGAGGGCCGCGCGGCCTTCCTCTCCGAGCGCAACGACAAGCTGGCCGGAACGCTGCGCGACGCGCGCGAGCAGCTGGTGACGCTCAAGGAGGAGATCGACCGGCTCGGCCAGCCGCCGTCGGGCTACGGCGTCCACCTCGGCCGCCACGACGACGGCACCGTCGACGTCTTCACCGGCGGGCGCAAGCTGCGCGTCTCGGTGTCCCCGGCGGTCGAGGTCGAGGACCTGCGGCCCGGCCAGGAGGTCATGCTCAACGAGGCCATGAACGTCGTCGAGGCGCTCGGCTTCGAGAAGCAGGGCGACGTCGTCATGCTCAAGGAGCTGCTCGAGCCGATCGACGGCGTCACCCAGCGCGCGCTGGTCATCGGCCACACCGACGAGGAGCGGGTCGTCTACCTGGCCGACTCCCTCAGCGACCAGCCGCTGCGGGTCGGGGACTCGCTGCTGCTGGAGTCGCGGTCGGGCTACGTCTACGAGCGGATCCCCAAGAGCGAGGTCGAGGAGCTCGTCCTCGAGGAGGTCCCCGACATCGACTACACCGACATCGGCGGGCTGGCCCGGCAGATCGAGCAGATCCGCGACGCCGTCGAGCTACCGTTCCTGCACGCGGACCTGTTCCGCGAGTACGAGCTGCGCCCGCCGAAGGGGATCCTGCTCTACGGCCCGCCCGGCTGCGGCAAGACGCTGATCGCCAAGGCGGTCGCCAACTCGCTGGCCAAGAAGGTCGCCGCCGTGCGCGGCGAGGGCGTCAACCAGGCCAAGAGCTACTTCCTCAACATCAAGGGCCCGGAGCTGCTCAACAAGTACGTCGGCGAGACCGAGCGGCACATCCGGCTGGTGTTCCAGCGCGCCCGCGAGAAGGCCAGCGAGGGCACGCCGGTCATCGTGTTCTTCGACGAGATGGACTCGATCTTCCGCACCCGCGGGTCGGGCGTGTCCAGTGACGTCGAGTCGACGATCGTCCCGCAGCTGCTCAGCGAGATCGACGGCGTCGAGGGCCTGGAGAACGTCATCGTCATCGGCGCATCCAACCGCGAGGACATGATCGACCCGGCGATCCTGCGGCCCGGCCGGCTCGACGTGAAGATCAAGATCGAGCGGCCCGACGCCGAGGCCGCCCGCGACATCTTCAGCAAGTACCTGCGTCCCTCGCTGCCGATCAGCGCCGACGACCTCGCCGAGAACGGCGGCAACCGCGAGGCCACCATCGCGGCGATGATCCAGCGCACGGTCGAGCGGATGTACACCGAGAGCGAGGAGAACCGCTTCCTCGAGGTGACCTACGCCAACGGTGACAAGGAGGTCCTGT from Geodermatophilus normandii includes these protein-coding regions:
- the arc gene encoding proteasome ATPase, which encodes MGPGPASGPDEFRARRERDVSALLSQISYLEEEIGLLRRKVADSPRHVRALEERIAEAEGRAAFLSERNDKLAGTLRDAREQLVTLKEEIDRLGQPPSGYGVHLGRHDDGTVDVFTGGRKLRVSVSPAVEVEDLRPGQEVMLNEAMNVVEALGFEKQGDVVMLKELLEPIDGVTQRALVIGHTDEERVVYLADSLSDQPLRVGDSLLLESRSGYVYERIPKSEVEELVLEEVPDIDYTDIGGLARQIEQIRDAVELPFLHADLFREYELRPPKGILLYGPPGCGKTLIAKAVANSLAKKVAAVRGEGVNQAKSYFLNIKGPELLNKYVGETERHIRLVFQRAREKASEGTPVIVFFDEMDSIFRTRGSGVSSDVESTIVPQLLSEIDGVEGLENVIVIGASNREDMIDPAILRPGRLDVKIKIERPDAEAARDIFSKYLRPSLPISADDLAENGGNREATIAAMIQRTVERMYTESEENRFLEVTYANGDKEVLYFKDFNSGAMLQNIVDRAKKMAIKERLETGVSGLRVSHLMQACVDEFKENEDLPNTTNPDDWARISGKKGERIVYIRTLISGKGSESGRAIDTATNTGQYL